In Bacillus rossius redtenbacheri isolate Brsri chromosome 15, Brsri_v3, whole genome shotgun sequence, one genomic interval encodes:
- the LOC134539518 gene encoding myotubularin-related protein 10-B — MFAQLCEMKQGKSGVLIITNFKLSFITTESRPRDELGSQQNMLLGEHDVCLSNVDVVYQTAGDKKRRLSPGTVPEKVKGLHVVCKNMRVFTFSFKFSPVGHGKNVTNALLHYAFPKRHQLLFAYDFREPYYNCGKEVCLFRSKADWERELMHTGCAGWRLSSANHSFQMSISLPQWLVVPGALLDWQLGDAAGHFRGRRPPVWTWGTPAGAALVRLADIDPAIPDRMKENVMLEYVRKSHPNRTQPLLVDLGKELPSPRDVQASYARFRELCVPDNFRQFWLQDNNFYGLLDSTRWLSHVSAVLSKSLEAAEAMLSGVSVAIQENEGRDMCCTVASLVQLLLDPLCRTLAGFQALVQKEWVALGHPFCTRLGHIHRPDNEKSYLFLFFLDCVWQLLDQCPSWFEFTETYLTTLWDSAQMTVFDTFLFDCERDRTLAANEPNNPMILRSVWDWGEQFLEKDIALFYSPLFVPSERDLTLVPVRTGPPHMSVWKQCYFRWMRLVEIPGGGMPQLDLQLRILLSEITSLRRGLAEGSYEELSPRPSVVSPGLGSFYPFGGSGGRHGSLLASTLTLDNCFGATESLIDSQSLLNAD; from the exons GAGCTGGGCAGCCAGCAGAACATGCTGCTGGGGGAGCACGACGTGTGCCTGTCCAACGTGGACGTCGTGTACCAGACGGCCGGCGACAAGAAGCGCAGGCTGTCTCCCGGCACCGTCCCGGAGAAGGTGAAAGGGCTGCACGTCGTCTGCAAG AACATGAGAGTGTTTACCTTCAGCTTCAAGTTCTCACCAGTTGGACACGGAAAAAACGTAACGAATGCTTTACTTCATTATGCATTCCCAAAAAGACACCAGCTACTCTTCGCTTACGACTTCAG AGAGCCATATTACAACTGCGGGAAGGAAGTGTGCTTGTTCCGAAGCAAGGCTGATTGGGAGAGAGAACTGATGCACACTGGCTGTGCCGGTTGGAGGTTATCATCTGCCAATCACAGCTTCCAAATGTCCATAAG CCTCCCGCAGTGGCTGGTGGTACCGGGCGCCCTGCTGGACTGGCAGCTGGGAGACGCTGCGGGCCACTTCCGGGGCCGACGCCCGCCCGTGTGGACCTGGGGCACCCCTGCCGGGGCGGCCCTCGTGCGGTTGGCCGACATTGACCCCGCCATTCCCGACAG GATGAAGGAGAATGTGATGCTGGAATATGTCCGCAAGTCTCACCCCAACAGGACCCAGCCACTCCTGGTGGACTTGGGGAAAGAACTACCGTCACCAAGAGACGTCCAGGCCAGCTACGCTAGGTTCAGAGAACTCTGTGTACCAG ATAACTTCCGGCAGTTTTGGTTGCAAGATAACAACTTCTACGGGCTGTTGGACAGCACACGTTGGCTGAGCCACGTATCAGCCGTCCTGAGCAAGTCCCTCGAGGCAGCTGAAGCGATGCTGAGCGGAGTATCAGTAGCCATACAAG AGAATGAAGGGCGAGACATGTGCTGTACGGTGGCGAGCCTGGTGCAGTTGCTATTGGACCCTCTATGTCGGACACTTGCCGGCTTCCAGGCACTTGTGCAGAAGGAATGGGTAGCCCTAGGCCACCCGTTCTGCACACGTCTGGGACACATTCATCGGCCAGACAACGAAAAG TCATACTTGTTTCTGTTCTTCCTGGACTGCGTGTGGCAACTGCTGGACCAGTGCCCATCGTGGTTTGAATTCACTGAGACATACCTGACAACGCTGTGGGACTCTGCACAGATGACAGTGTTCGACACATTCCTCTTTGACTGCGAGAGGGATCGGACCTTAGCTGCAAAC GAACCCAACAACCCAATGATCCTCCGGAGCGTGTGGGACTGGGGCGAACAGTTCCTGGAGAAGGACATAGCGCTATTCTACAGCCCGCTGTTCGTGCCAAGCGAGAGGGACCTAACCTTGGTCCCTGTGCGTACCGGCCCGCCGCACATGTCCGTGTGGAAGCAGTGCTATTTCCGGTGGATGCGACTGGTGGAGATCCCGGGCGGGGGCATGCCCCAGCTGGACTTGCAACTCAGAATACTTCTGTCCGAGATCACATCTCTACGCAGAGGTTTGGCGGAGGGATCATACGAAGAGCTGTCTCCCAGACCGTCCGTCGTGTCACCAGGGCTTGGTTCATTCTACCCGTTCGGAGGAAGCGGAGGGCGTCACGGGTCACTGCTGGCGAGCACCCTGACTCTAGACAACTGTTTCGGGGCTACCGAGTCGCTGATAGACTCGCAATCCTTACTTAATGCGGACTAG